One region of Chryseobacterium sp. SORGH_AS_0447 genomic DNA includes:
- a CDS encoding outer membrane beta-barrel protein, whose amino-acid sequence MKKIISLLILIISGMSLAQVTFNPGIRAGANFSHFTNKAQWYSYMDYDYYNNADPNMEFKTKTDFYLGLFGNIRFAKFYALQPEINYSRQGAKLDTNINNWNGQTLTASYVSLQLVNKFYFNKFNVHFGPTLEFLVEQKNFDAANEIDLGITAGLGFDITNNFGIEARVKKGFVPVYSFYNDHSNITFQTGVYYTFNLKK is encoded by the coding sequence ATGAAAAAAATCATTTCCTTACTCATCTTAATAATTTCAGGAATGTCCCTGGCTCAGGTTACCTTTAATCCGGGGATCCGGGCAGGTGCCAATTTTTCGCACTTTACCAATAAAGCCCAGTGGTATTCTTACATGGATTACGATTACTACAACAATGCTGATCCAAATATGGAATTTAAGACTAAAACCGATTTTTATCTAGGACTGTTCGGAAACATCCGCTTTGCTAAATTTTACGCTCTGCAACCAGAGATCAATTATTCCAGACAGGGCGCAAAACTGGATACCAATATCAACAACTGGAACGGGCAGACGCTCACCGCTTCTTATGTAAGCCTTCAACTGGTTAACAAATTCTATTTCAACAAGTTCAATGTTCATTTCGGACCGACGCTTGAATTTTTGGTAGAACAGAAAAACTTTGATGCCGCAAATGAGATCGATTTAGGGATTACAGCAGGTTTAGGATTTGATATCACCAATAATTTCGGGATTGAAGCACGGGTAAAAAAAGGTTTTGTCCCGGTGTATTCTTTCTACAACGACCATTCAAACATCACCTTCCAGACCGGGGTTTACTATACCTTTAACTTGAAAAAATAA